A section of the Deltaproteobacteria bacterium genome encodes:
- a CDS encoding non-canonical purine NTP pyrophosphatase: MILVLASKNQGKIREIETSLVIPALTYRSLNDFPDLPEVIEDGSSFLENALKKARTISESLHLPVLADDSGLAVDALQGAPGIYSARFAGERATDQENIEKLLFLLDGVPETKRTARFVCLLVLYFPSGEWF, from the coding sequence ATGATTTTAGTCCTGGCTTCCAAAAATCAGGGGAAAATAAGGGAGATTGAAACCTCCCTGGTCATCCCGGCTCTGACTTACAGGTCATTAAACGATTTTCCCGATCTCCCGGAAGTTATTGAAGATGGATCTTCTTTTCTGGAAAATGCTCTTAAAAAAGCCAGAACTATATCGGAAAGCCTCCATCTGCCGGTATTGGCCGATGATTCAGGGCTGGCAGTGGATGCCTTACAAGGTGCTCCGGGGATCTATTCGGCCCGGTTCGCCGGGGAGCGGGCCACCGATCAGGAAAATATTGAAAAACTCCTGTTTTTATTAGATGGGGTTCCGGAAACAAAACGGACTGCCCGCTTTGTTTGCCTCCTGGTCCTCTATTTTCCTTCGGGGGAGTGGTTTCA